A single genomic interval of Microbacterium hydrocarbonoxydans harbors:
- a CDS encoding hemolysin family protein has product MTAAFLLAGAVLLVAFGGLMAAIDAAFGVTSRSDIAEMGTEGRNAAQLTRIAADTDAHVNAVAFIRVLTETAAAVLVTVAFSILFDNIWWAMLAAALLMTGISFVLVGASPRSFGRHHAEGMLRVNAPVVRGLRIILGPLAQGLVVLGNRVTPGRGRSSFTSEEQLLSMVDEAASNDLIEADDRDLIHSVFDFTDQFVRAVMVPRTEMVTVDATATTSEAMALFLQRGVSRMPVVDDDADDVVGVLYLKDLVLFAFRDENAWRAASIRPISRPATFVPESMRAETLLQQMKRDAVHVCLVIDEHGGISGLVTLEDLIEELVGEISDEYDQVSAEVVELGDGRYRVSSRLSLEDVGDLFGLELEDEDVDSIGGLLGKALGQVPQPGSTATVEGLTLTGGASRGRGRGIATVFVERSAHDAGDSADERDAHDD; this is encoded by the coding sequence ATGACCGCGGCTTTCCTGCTCGCGGGCGCCGTCCTGCTCGTCGCCTTCGGCGGACTCATGGCCGCGATCGACGCGGCCTTCGGTGTCACGTCGCGCTCCGACATCGCGGAGATGGGCACGGAGGGACGCAACGCCGCGCAGCTGACCCGCATCGCCGCCGACACCGACGCCCACGTCAACGCGGTCGCGTTCATCCGAGTGCTGACCGAGACTGCGGCTGCTGTGCTCGTCACGGTCGCCTTCAGCATCCTGTTCGACAACATCTGGTGGGCGATGCTCGCCGCCGCCCTGCTCATGACCGGAATCAGCTTCGTGCTCGTCGGAGCGAGCCCTCGGTCGTTCGGACGCCACCACGCCGAGGGGATGCTCCGGGTCAACGCGCCGGTCGTCCGTGGCCTGCGCATCATCCTCGGCCCCCTCGCGCAGGGACTCGTGGTGCTCGGGAATCGTGTCACCCCTGGACGGGGGCGCAGCTCGTTCACCTCAGAGGAGCAGCTGCTGAGCATGGTCGACGAGGCCGCGTCGAACGACCTCATCGAGGCCGACGACCGCGATCTCATCCACTCGGTCTTCGACTTCACGGATCAGTTCGTGCGTGCCGTGATGGTGCCCCGCACCGAGATGGTCACGGTCGACGCCACAGCTACGACCAGCGAGGCGATGGCGCTGTTCCTCCAGCGCGGCGTCTCGCGCATGCCGGTCGTGGACGACGACGCCGACGATGTCGTCGGCGTCCTGTATCTCAAGGATCTGGTGCTCTTCGCGTTCCGTGACGAGAACGCCTGGCGGGCCGCATCCATCCGCCCCATCTCCCGACCCGCCACGTTCGTTCCTGAGTCGATGCGCGCCGAGACGCTGCTGCAGCAGATGAAGCGCGACGCCGTGCACGTGTGCCTGGTGATCGACGAGCACGGCGGCATCTCGGGTCTCGTGACCCTCGAGGACCTCATCGAGGAGCTCGTCGGGGAGATCTCCGACGAGTACGATCAGGTGTCGGCGGAAGTCGTCGAACTCGGCGACGGACGGTACCGGGTCAGCTCCCGCCTCTCGCTGGAGGACGTCGGGGACCTGTTCGGCCTCGAGCTCGAGGATGAGGACGTCGACTCGATCGGCGGCCTGCTCGGCAAGGCGCTGGGGCAGGTTCCGCAACCAGGGTCCACCGCGACGGTGGAGGGGCTCACGCTCACCGGCGGAGCTTCCAGAGGACGCGGACGCGGAATCGCGACCGTGTTCGTGGAACGGTCGGCACACGACGCGGGAGACTCCGCAGATGAGAGAGATGCACACGATGACTGA
- a CDS encoding RNA polymerase sigma factor, producing the protein MSARGRDRETQRDEAFTALFDENWAAVRHHVEGVVEDDAEVTEIVAEIFLRAWSRLIPSRPMTRVWLIRTADRILASRSGRTTMRWLALDALHEGVAGENSASDLTMRARVVRALGVLSRTERRIIMLTYWDGLAVGEIAEVLRSPRVRVRKVLARARRTLREELGLQGTEGDDE; encoded by the coding sequence ATGAGCGCCCGCGGACGCGACCGCGAGACCCAGAGGGACGAGGCATTCACTGCGCTCTTCGACGAGAACTGGGCAGCGGTCAGGCATCATGTCGAGGGGGTCGTCGAGGACGACGCCGAGGTGACGGAGATCGTCGCCGAGATCTTCCTGAGGGCGTGGTCACGACTGATCCCGAGCAGGCCGATGACGCGCGTGTGGCTGATCCGCACCGCCGATCGCATCCTCGCCTCCCGATCAGGGCGGACGACGATGCGCTGGCTTGCTCTGGACGCCCTTCACGAGGGCGTTGCGGGGGAGAACTCGGCCAGCGACCTCACGATGCGCGCGCGGGTGGTGCGCGCTCTGGGGGTCCTCAGCAGGACCGAGCGGCGTATCATCATGCTCACGTACTGGGATGGGCTCGCAGTGGGGGAGATCGCGGAGGTGCTGCGCAGCCCGCGCGTTCGGGTGCGGAAGGTGCTGGCGCGCGCGCGGCGCACGCTGCGCGAGGAACTGGGATTGCAGGGAACGGAGGGCGACGATGAGTGA
- the era gene encoding GTPase Era, translating into MTEQTRSGFVTFVGRPNVGKSTLTNALVGEKIAITSEKPQTTRRAIRGIVNRPEGQLVIVDTPGIHKPRTLLGERLNDLVEQVLGDVDVIGFCVPATEKVGPGDRRIAASLDGYRRAKKIAIVTKTDAAGRDDITERLMEVDALREDWAAVIPLSALTRDQLDVLADEVLSLMPEGPALYGEGVTTDESEEDRIAEMIREAALDGVRDELPHSIAVVIDDIAPREGSDLTDVHASIVVERDSQKAIIIGHKGKRLADVGRRARVGIEALLGTRVFLGLHVKVAKEWQRDPKQLGRLGF; encoded by the coding sequence ATGACTGAGCAGACGCGAAGCGGGTTCGTCACGTTCGTGGGGCGCCCCAACGTCGGCAAGTCCACCCTCACGAACGCCCTGGTCGGCGAGAAGATCGCGATCACGAGTGAGAAGCCGCAGACCACCCGGCGGGCGATCCGCGGGATCGTGAACCGTCCGGAGGGGCAGCTCGTGATCGTCGACACCCCGGGCATCCACAAGCCGCGCACGCTGCTCGGCGAGCGGCTGAACGATCTGGTCGAGCAGGTGCTCGGAGACGTCGACGTGATCGGCTTCTGCGTGCCGGCGACCGAGAAGGTCGGTCCCGGCGACCGTCGGATCGCCGCCTCGCTCGACGGGTACCGACGCGCGAAGAAGATCGCGATCGTGACGAAGACGGATGCCGCCGGACGTGACGACATCACCGAGCGGCTGATGGAGGTCGACGCGCTCCGGGAGGACTGGGCCGCCGTGATCCCGCTGTCGGCCCTGACCCGCGATCAGCTCGACGTGCTCGCGGACGAGGTGCTCTCCCTGATGCCCGAGGGCCCTGCGCTCTACGGTGAGGGCGTCACGACCGACGAGTCCGAGGAGGACCGCATCGCCGAGATGATCCGCGAGGCGGCGCTCGACGGCGTCCGTGACGAGCTCCCGCACTCGATCGCCGTCGTGATCGATGACATCGCACCGCGTGAAGGCAGCGACCTCACCGATGTCCACGCGTCGATCGTCGTCGAGCGCGACAGTCAGAAGGCCATCATCATCGGGCACAAGGGCAAGCGACTCGCCGATGTGGGACGCCGTGCGCGGGTGGGCATCGAGGCGCTGCTCGGCACGAGGGTCTTCCTCGGCCTGCACGTCAAGGTCGCGAAGGAATGGCAGCGCGACCCGAAGCAGCTCGGTCGCCTCGGGTTCTGA